The following coding sequences lie in one Aquabacterium olei genomic window:
- a CDS encoding OmpA family protein, protein MSTRLPSSLPPYRPQRLWAVLAGVATLTLAACQTTPPRNAELEQARQLVQTASTSPDVAAGAPLELERARRRLQTAEKNWADERDERETRHLAYLAAQQAQVALNVGAQYAADRVVAGGGTARAQAEAEAQAQRARQAEAQARSAGASAQSASERARLLEQALREMAAKPTDRGMVMVLQDVLFDVGRAELREGGKARLEKLAQVMSQFPERKIIVEGYTDSTGSDASNQSLSERRADSVKQALVGMGIPAERIETKGFGEARPVANNKTPAGRQQNRRVELVFSQEDGRFANPNR, encoded by the coding sequence GTGCTGGCCGGCGTGGCCACCCTGACCCTGGCCGCCTGCCAGACGACGCCGCCGCGCAACGCCGAGCTGGAGCAGGCCCGTCAACTCGTCCAGACAGCGAGCACCAGCCCGGACGTGGCGGCAGGCGCGCCGCTCGAGCTCGAGCGCGCACGTCGCCGACTGCAGACCGCCGAAAAGAACTGGGCCGACGAACGCGACGAACGTGAGACCCGCCACCTGGCCTACCTGGCTGCCCAGCAGGCCCAGGTCGCGCTCAACGTGGGCGCGCAGTACGCCGCCGACCGCGTGGTAGCCGGGGGGGGCACCGCACGCGCCCAGGCAGAAGCCGAAGCGCAGGCTCAACGTGCCCGTCAGGCTGAAGCGCAGGCACGCTCGGCCGGCGCCTCCGCCCAATCGGCCTCCGAGCGGGCCCGCCTGCTGGAGCAGGCTCTGCGCGAGATGGCCGCCAAGCCCACCGACCGCGGCATGGTGATGGTGCTGCAGGATGTGCTGTTCGACGTCGGTCGCGCCGAGCTGCGCGAAGGCGGCAAGGCCCGCCTGGAAAAACTGGCTCAAGTCATGAGCCAGTTTCCCGAGCGCAAGATCATTGTAGAAGGCTACACCGACAGCACCGGCAGCGACGCCAGCAACCAGTCGCTTTCCGAGCGCCGCGCCGACTCGGTCAAGCAGGCCCTGGTCGGCATGGGCATCCCCGCGGAGCGCATCGAGACCAAGGGCTTCGGTGAAGCCCGCCCGGTGGCCAACAACAAGACGCCCGCGGGTCGCCAGCAGAACCGCCGCGTCGAGCTCGTCTTCTCGCAGGAAGACGGCCGCTTCGCCAACCCGAACCGCTGA